Proteins encoded within one genomic window of Neodiprion fabricii isolate iyNeoFabr1 chromosome 6, iyNeoFabr1.1, whole genome shotgun sequence:
- the LOC124185678 gene encoding semaphorin-5B isoform X2 has translation MEGTVRLLVLLQFLVSAMTAEDFRHIAYEDLADSNLFQMNGVTSFSQLLFDVARQQVFVGARDNLFRLTLSPLTVLEHAPWTAPPEKATVCQDKGQSADDCHNYIKVVLSNGKSLFACGTNAFSPQCTWREIENINSVTTWMAGVAMCPYSPHANVTALLAMGPSGGLFAGAPTDFAGAHPAIYRTLATPILRTHQYDPRWLNDPQFVGSFETEDHVYFLFRESAVEYMNCGKKIYSRIARVCKNDPGGQTMMQDIWTTFSKARLNCSLPGEFPFYYDEIQGAAYQPEEGIVYATFTTPSNSIPGSAICAFNMSAISASFNGPYKHQENSGSAWERRPVAHRNRQHCGIPTTNAANQLLDTQRYQLMDDAVQGATLEPLHTTTMERFTHIAVDATPTKVHRTVTVLYVATTEGLVKKISVLPRTQETCVLEVWGPLPSSVRTLQFLKDTQSLYVGMENGLLRIPAAQCHRHRGRQACLNSQEPYCGWNDMTQKCAAIPSHAYLDTHWSQQATHCPVLTDPVDGGWSSWSAWAPCQHGTAVQMPHSHHGHNYEDTRESTDMCQCQTRECNNPPPKHGGAGCVGTKVRVSNCTVHGEWTAWSAWSECSQTCGFAMKTRRRTCGNPAPAFGGRVCVGYDHTESVCLELPPCPTPAKAAPPPKNGQWSQWSPWDKCSRPCGGGIRTRRRTCDNPLPSDGGAECPGCGFQIEDCNTHQCEDEKRSSAMTPWLPVNSTVSAIGYTEKRYRFSCRVQTKDPSGLRIQMSKEERYCNSDGSCLKAMGAGPSEPSEDGWGEWSSWTTCTRTCGKGIQHRIRQCESPLCENAEADSSESSKQSRFCNIQPCRESSGAGQWSCWTDWSECSVSCGIGVRWRTRKCLTSFGNDDEDEDLDDDEDEDAENGCEGPSTARETCEMPSCEYLRGWDQWSSWTPCNSEGQQHRKRHCLQEPCAFERAHETRVCPVDWMDNDISNALPRSVDVAGISVGAVVGGCISGFVIGILLAGALCFVYQKRRQPRVPGSPHYISKQNPYVTVPLKEVNTKRQPSFSGSTNGNGTLRTKNNPNVNGGLGSPKLYPKSLDYESATLKRNSHGQPHIRADLDQDKYY, from the exons GGACAACTTGTTTCGACTAACGCTCAGCCCACTCACTGTCCTCGAGCACGCGCCCTGGACAGCGCCACCGGAGAAGGCAACCGTGTGTCAGGACAAGGGACAGAGCGCCGACGACTGCCACAACTACATCAAGGTGGTACTTAGCAACGGGAAAAGCCTCTTTGCCTGTGGTACCAACGCCTTCAGTCCCCAATGCACGTGGAGAGAG ATCGAGAATATAAACAGTGTGACAACGTGGATGGCGGGCGTTGCGATGTGCCCTTATTCTCCCCACGCCAATGTCACGGCCTTGCTCGCCATGGGACCATCCGGAGGTCTGTTCGCCGGGGCACCGACCGATTTCGCGGGGGCTCATCCGGCCATCTACAGAACTCTGGCTACTCCGATTCTGAGGACACATCAATACGATCCAAG ATGGCTCAACGACCCACAGTTCGTTGGCAGCTTCGAGACCGAGGACCACGTCTATTTTCTATTCAGGGAATCCGCAGTGGAGTACATGAATTGCGGAAAG AAAATCTACTCGAGGATAGCCAGGGTGTGCAAAAATGATCCTGGGGGTCAGACAATGATGCAGGATATCTGGACGACCTTTAGCAAGGCCAGATTGAACTGTTCCTTGCCAGGAGAATTTCCGTTCTATTACGACGAGATACAGGGTGCGGCTTACCAGCCTGAGGAAGGCATTGTCTACGCCACATTTACAACGCCAAG caacagcatcCCTGGCTCCGCCATTTGTGCCTTCAACATGTCCGCCATCAGCGCCTCGTTCAACGGGCCCTACAAACATCAAGAGAACTCTGGTTCTGCATGGGAACGCAGACCGGTCGCACATCGCAACAGACAACACTGCGGCATTCCGACAACCAACGCGGCCAACCAGCTTCTTGACACTCAGCGGTACCAGCTCATGGACGACGCTGTTCAGGGCGCCACTTTGGAACCGCTCCATACGACGACCATGGAAAG ATTCACGCACATTGCCGTCGATGCTACTCCGACCAAGGTTCACCGGACCGTGACGGTTCTCTATGTCGCCACGACAGAGGGGCTCGTCAAGAAGATCTCCGTTCTACCGAGGACTCAGGAAACCTGCGTCCTCGAGGTTTGGGGCCCACTGCCATCCTCCGTAAGGACCTTACAGTTCTTGAAGGACACTCAGAGCCTCTACGTGGGAATGGAGAACGGTCTTCTGAG GATACCAGCCGCTCAGTGTCATCGGCATCGTGGCCGTCAGGCCTGCCTGAATTCCCAGGAACCATACTGCGGCTGGAACGACATGACGCAAAAGTGCGCTGCCATACCGTCGCATGCTTATCTCGACACTCACTGGTCCCAGCAAGCCACGCACTGTCCAGTATTGACAGACCCGGTTGACGGAGGATGGAGCTCATGGAGCGCATGGGCACCGTGCCAACACGGAACCGCGGTACAAATGCCGCATTCTCACCACGGCCACAATTACGAAGACACTAGGGAG AGCACCGATATGTGCCAGTGTCAGACGAGAGAATGCAATAACCCTCCACCAAAACATGGTGGTGCGGGTTGCGTGGGAACGAAGGTGAGGGTGTCCAACTGCACGGTGCACGGCGAATGGACGGCATGGTCAGCTTGGTCAGAGTGCTCTCAAACTTGCGGTTTTGCAATGAAGACGCGTCGCAGGACTTGCGGCAATCCCGCGCCTGCATTCGGCGGCAGAGTTTGCGTCGGATACGATCACACCGAGAGCGTCTGCCTCGAATTACCACCCTGTCCAACACCCGCCAAGGCTGCGCCGCCTCCCAAAAATGGACAGTGGTCACAGTGGTCACCTTGGGACAAGTGCTCGAGGCCTTGCGGGGGAG GAATTCGTACGAGAAGGCGAACGTGTGATAATCCTTTGCCAAGTGACGGTGGCGCGGAATGTCCAGGCTGCGGTTTCCAG ATCGAGGACTGTAACACGCATCAATGCGAGGACGAGAAACGATCCTCTGCAATGACGCCGTGGCTTCCGGTAAACTCTACCGTGTCAGCTATCGGTTACACGGAAAAACGTTACCGCTTTAGCTGTCGGGTTCAGACCAAAGACCCGTCTGGACTTCGTATCCAAATGTCGAAAGAGGAACGATACTGCAACTCTGATGGATCATGCCTGAAGGCCATGGGCGCTGGGCCGAGCGAACCTTCGGAAGATGGCTGGGGCGAATGGTCATCCTGGACTACCTGTACACGAACATGCGGGAAGGGCATTCAGCACAGG ATAAGGCAATGCGAGTCGCCACTCTGCGAGAACGCGGAAGCAGATTCGAGTGAGAGTTCAAAGCAGTCAAGGTTCTGCAACATTCAACCATGCCGAGAGAGCAGCGGTGCAGGGCAATGGTCCTGCTGGACGGACTGGTCCGAGTGTTCGGTATCTTGCGGTATCGGAGTTCGATGGCGGACGAGGAAGTGCTTGACAAGCTTTGGTAACGAtgacgaggacgaggatttggacgatgacgaagacgaagacgcGGAAAACGGCTGCGAGGGGCCCTCGACTGCAAGGGAAACCTGCGAGATGCCGAGCTGCGAATATCTTCGTGGTTGGGATCAGTGGAGTTCTTGGACTCCTTGCAATTCGGAGGGGCAACAACACCGAAAACGCCATTGTCTCCAGGAACCTTGCGCTTTTGAACGCGCCCATGAAACCAGAGTCTGTCCTGTCGACTGGATGGACAATG ACATCTCTAACGCCCTGCCGCGAAGCGTCGATGTTGCTGGTATATCGGTCGGAGCCGTGGTCGGAGGGTGCATCAGTGGTTTCGTGATTGGAATACTGTTGGCCGGAGCTCTATGCTTCGTTTACCAAAAACGCCGGCAGCCGCGAGTTCCGGGAAGCCCGCATTACATCAGCAAGCAGAATCCATACGTTACGGTGCCCCTGAAGGAG GTGAACACCAAACGCCAGCCAAGTTTTTCTGGAAGCACAAACGGCAACGGAACGCTTCGCACCAAGAACAATCCCAACGTTAACGGAGGACTGGGAAGTCCGAAGTTGTACCCGAAGAGCTTGGACTACGAGTCCGCAACCCTGAAGAGGAACAGTCATGGACAACCGCACATAAGGGCCGACCTGGACCAAGACAAGTATTACTGA